One window from the genome of Hyalangium ruber encodes:
- a CDS encoding S9 family peptidase, with protein sequence MRAVWRITGVGVMLAVLSSLGQARAARPSRETVIDVMQRVVRFKQVALSPDGSRVAWVETVADPQGLSPDKPRIQMMERAAPEAAPRRITAASDGVLPDERELAWSPDGRQLAFLSDAEKKGQAQLYVVDVTSGQARKLTSLSGMVSQPQWSPDGRSIALLVMEGTLDAKGPVGPAPRETGVVQESHVSKRLAVVNVAEGKLRVVSPADLFIYEYAWSPEGKRFAVTAAPPPGDANWWVAQLYLVAADTGVARVLHKPTFQVAEPTWSPDGKEVAFLEGLMSDEGINGGDVFIVPARGGKARSVTQGLEASAAHLHWQEPGRLVFSAVVGGEAAVSAVDPRGGTVSVLWRGVDRISDGSKNVGLSLSRDGAMSAVVRESFFQPPEVHVGPIGEWKALSRRNVEVKSPAGSARSLTWKSDGWEIQGWLLAPPLVPAGTRAPMVTVVHGGPAGVFTQGFHVQPLLLASQGYYVFMPNPRGSFGRGAAFVEANRKDFGHGDLRDILAGVDAVLASELVDGERLGIMGWSYGGFMTMWAVTQTRRFGAAVAGAGISNWQSYYGTNLIDMWMVPYFGASVYDAPELYARSSPMNFIQQVRTPTLVVHGERDAEIPASQGREFFKGLKAQGVKTQFVVYEDEGHGLRMPAHQRDRLRRTAEWFDTHLAPVAAPKVTAPTR encoded by the coding sequence CGTGATGCAGCGGGTGGTGCGCTTCAAGCAGGTGGCGCTCTCGCCGGACGGCTCCCGGGTCGCGTGGGTCGAGACCGTGGCGGATCCTCAGGGGCTCTCGCCGGACAAGCCGCGGATTCAGATGATGGAGCGCGCCGCTCCGGAAGCCGCGCCCCGGCGCATCACCGCCGCGTCGGATGGTGTGCTGCCGGATGAGCGCGAGCTGGCGTGGAGCCCGGATGGGCGACAGCTGGCGTTCCTCTCCGACGCGGAGAAGAAGGGGCAGGCGCAGCTCTACGTGGTGGATGTGACGAGCGGCCAGGCGCGCAAGCTCACCTCTCTCTCGGGGATGGTGAGCCAGCCCCAATGGTCGCCGGATGGCCGGTCGATCGCGCTGCTGGTGATGGAAGGGACCTTGGACGCCAAGGGCCCGGTGGGGCCCGCCCCGCGCGAGACGGGCGTGGTGCAGGAGTCCCACGTCTCGAAGCGGCTGGCGGTGGTGAATGTCGCCGAGGGCAAGCTGCGCGTCGTCTCTCCCGCGGACCTCTTCATCTATGAGTACGCGTGGAGCCCGGAGGGGAAGCGCTTCGCCGTCACCGCCGCGCCGCCGCCGGGGGATGCCAACTGGTGGGTGGCGCAGCTCTATCTGGTGGCGGCGGATACCGGTGTGGCTCGGGTGCTCCACAAGCCCACGTTCCAGGTGGCGGAGCCCACGTGGAGCCCGGACGGAAAGGAGGTGGCGTTCCTCGAGGGGTTGATGAGCGATGAGGGCATCAACGGGGGCGATGTCTTCATCGTCCCGGCGCGGGGAGGCAAGGCGCGCAGCGTGACGCAGGGGCTCGAGGCCTCCGCGGCGCACCTCCACTGGCAGGAGCCGGGTCGGCTGGTGTTCAGCGCGGTGGTGGGAGGCGAGGCGGCGGTGTCCGCGGTGGATCCGCGAGGGGGCACGGTCTCGGTGTTGTGGCGCGGCGTGGATCGCATCTCCGACGGCTCGAAGAACGTGGGCCTGTCCCTGTCACGCGATGGGGCGATGAGCGCCGTGGTGCGCGAGTCGTTCTTCCAGCCACCGGAGGTCCATGTGGGGCCCATCGGGGAGTGGAAGGCGCTGAGCCGCCGAAACGTGGAGGTGAAGAGTCCGGCGGGAAGCGCGCGCAGCCTCACGTGGAAGAGCGACGGGTGGGAGATTCAAGGCTGGCTGCTGGCGCCTCCCTTGGTGCCGGCGGGGACGCGGGCGCCGATGGTGACGGTGGTCCACGGGGGCCCGGCGGGGGTCTTCACGCAGGGCTTCCACGTGCAGCCGTTGCTGCTGGCGAGCCAGGGGTACTACGTGTTCATGCCCAACCCGCGCGGCAGCTTCGGGCGGGGGGCGGCCTTCGTGGAGGCGAACCGGAAGGACTTCGGCCACGGGGACCTGCGAGACATCCTGGCGGGGGTGGACGCGGTGCTGGCGAGCGAGCTGGTGGACGGCGAGCGGCTGGGCATCATGGGGTGGAGCTACGGGGGCTTCATGACGATGTGGGCGGTGACGCAGACGCGGCGCTTCGGGGCGGCGGTGGCGGGCGCGGGCATCTCCAACTGGCAGAGCTACTACGGTACGAACCTCATCGACATGTGGATGGTGCCGTACTTCGGAGCGTCGGTGTACGACGCGCCGGAGCTCTACGCGCGCAGTTCGCCGATGAACTTCATCCAGCAGGTGCGCACGCCCACGCTGGTGGTGCATGGCGAGCGGGACGCGGAGATCCCCGCCTCGCAGGGCCGCGAGTTCTTCAAGGGGCTCAAGGCGCAAGGGGTGAAGACGCAGTTCGTGGTGTACGAAGACGAGGGCCACGGCCTGCGCATGCCCGCGCATCAGCGGGATCGGCTGCGGCGCACGGCGGAGTGGTTCGACACGCACCTGGCGCCCGTGGCCGCGCCGAAGGTGACGGCACCGACGCGGTAG